The DNA sequence CGAAGAGGGCTCGAACCTCCAACCTATCGGTTAACAGCCGAGTGCTCCACCATTGAGCTATCGCGGAATATTGTTTCACTAACAATTATACCAAGACTTTTCTGAAAATCAATCACTACAGGTTATAATAAAGGCAGAACTTCAGGGAAATTCACCTGGAACAAGTACAGCTCTCCTCAAACCGGAACGCCCCGAGGAAAATCAGAGCACCATGAAAGGAACATGCCATGAGCGGAATCTTGACCCTTGACATTGGAAACAGCGATACGGTGGCCGTCCTGTATGGCCGTGACGGCAAGCGCCGGGCGGATTTGCGCCGTCCATCCATCAAGGAAGACAATTTTAAAAAATACCGGTTGTATTTCCGGGATCTCAATGACGAGTTCAATGAGACCCAGCCGGAAGCGGTGATTCTCTCCTGCGTCGTCCCCTTCCTCCGGGATACGGTGCTGCGAGTCATGGAAGAGATGTATCCGGAATCCCGGATCATCAATGTGGCGCCGGGCATCGTGCCCGAAATGAACGTCCTGCTGGAAGAACCCCGGGAACTGGGCGCCGACCTGATCGCCACCAATGCCGGCGCCTACCATAAGTACAGGGACTGGACCATCATCGCGGATCTGGGTTCGGCCACCAAACTCGGAGTCATCGACGGCGACTTCAACTTCTATGGCGGCGTAATCATCCCCGGCATCGCCTTTCAGGCCCGCAGCCTGCACCAGATGATTCCCCACCTGCCCGACATTGAGCTGAAAAAGCCGGAACGCATCATCGGCAGTGACACCATCGGTTCCATCCAGTCGGGCATCATCAACGGCACCCTTGCTGCTGTTCTGGAGCTGGCCCGCCGCATCGAAACCGAAATGGGCCACCCCTGCCGCAAGGTCATCACCGGCGGCCTGGCCAAGCTCTTTGATCCGGCGGATCTGGAAGACTTCCAGTACGACGAGTTCCTGCTCTCGGAAGGGCTCTTTCAGATTGCACTGTGCCAGCTGGATACCAGTTTTTGATCCACTCTGTACCAACAAGGACTCTCGGGGATCAAGCTCCCTGGGATCAAGCTCCTCGTCATCACTCCCACCCCAAAAGCCTGCATCCCCTGGATCTGATTTCAGGAAAACGTCAAATGTACAGGTTAGCCTCTGCCCGATCAGACATATACCTTAAGCCCCAGGACGACTCCACTCTCTCCCTAAACAGCACTCAGAATAGGAGTTGCAGCGGCCCGCCCGTGCCTGACCTGATGTCAGCACGGGCGGGCCGTTAGGTTCTGATCTGCCCTGAACAGCCTGTTCAACCAGATCAGGAAAATGAAGTCACGTCGACTGACTCGGCCTCTGCCTTTGCTGGTATGGCCTCCATGGCGCCCATGCGCGTGCAGACGAGGGCTCCGATCCGATTGGCAAACTTGGTGATTTCAACCAGCTTGTCGAAATCCGACCGCAGGTTGGTCCGATCCTCCAGAGCCGCCACCTTGCTTAAGAAAGCTCCGACGAAGGCATCGCCCGCACCGGTGGAATCCACCGTCTGGACGGGAATGCTGCTGACCGTCGCGGACTGCTGCCCATTGGACAAATAGGTTCCCGCACTGCCCAGTGTGACGGCGATGATGCCCACTCCGCGCTCATGAAGCGACCGGACAGCTTCTTCCCGGTTCATCGGTCCGCACAGCAGTTCCAGTTCGGAATCACTGACCTTCAGCAGATCTACCTCTGGCAAAAGGTCCAGCATCTCCCGGATGAAGTCTGCTTCCCTTCCCCGCCACAGGTCCGAGCGCCAGTTCGGGTCGAAGGAGACAAACCGGGTTCCCTTGCACCGCTTTAAAATATTCAGGTAGGTGGTCCGGGTCGGCCCCCCCAGAAGAGCCGTTGCTGAACCAAAGTGGACCAAATCGCACGCTGCCGGGACGGATTCATCCAGTTCCGCCTCTGTCAGCCAGGCATCGGCGCCGCGCTGGAACAGAAAATCCCGTTCTCCGTCCGGGGTCAGCGAAACAAATGCCAGGGTGGTGCCGTGATGAGGATCACGGATCAACTGGCTGGTTTCAACGCCATAGTCCTTTAAAGTCCGCTCCAGAAAATCACCGAAGGGATCCGCACCGACCTTTCCGGCAAACCAGGCAGGCGTGCCCAGCCGGCTCAGGGTAGCCGCCACATTGGCGGGCGCACCGCCGGCCTTCTTCAGGAAATGCTCACCCCGGCTCAGATCCCCGGTCCCGTCGGTGCAGATGAAATCAATAAGCAGCTCTCCGATGCAGTATACTTGTCCGGCCATGGCGATCCTCCCTTTACTGGCTAGTCGTGGGCAGACCGGCGTTTGCCGGTGAGAATATTGCGGACCCGGCGCCAGCCTTTTTTAGCGGAATACAGGGTATAGGTAATGCCCGGCATGGGATCCTCTTTGGACCAGATGGGCGAAACGCGAATACCGGCGGAACGGGTGTCCTCATCCATCTGTTCCGGCGAGATCTGTCCGGTTTCCTTGTATTTGTCCCGGGCAAACTTATCTTCCAGCGCATGGATCCAGCTGTACCCCGTATCATAGTTCCAGGCCTGCGGCGGCAGCGGATCCCCGATCATTTCCCGATAGGTAATAAACGGCGTATTGAAACCCAGGGCAATAAGCAGCTCCGTAAAGCCGATGTAGCGGCAGTTGATCTCGATCAGGTAGATGTCACCAGTGGTTTCATCCCGCTTCAGATCCACTTCAGCAAAGCCCTTGTAGCCGACTTTTTCAAAGAACGGTCCGCAGATCTCATGGCATTCAGGAATCCATTTCTGCTTGGCATAAGTCGCTGCTCCGAAATTGTTGGGCCACTGCCGGATTTTCTGAACCGTGGTGTAGTGGGTGCAGACAGAATCCTGGTTCATGTAGCCTTCCCAGCAGTAGCAGTTGGTTTCCGGTCCCGGAATAATGCGCTGGACAAAGACCTCCACTCCATCCTGACGGCAGCGGTCCGTCTTTTCCAGCAGCTGCGCCTCATTTTCAATGAAGAACACCTTGTTGCGGTAAAGCCGGATAAAGGTCGCCGAATCCTTGGGTTTGATGATGCAGGGATACTTGATCTCCCGGTCCACCCGGCCGGCCAGATCCGCATCATCAGCCGCGATGATCTCCGGTGTCTTGACACCGAAGCGATCCGTATATTCCACCATCTTGTATTTGTCCACCAGATCAGAAATCAGACCCTTCTTCTGGTTCGGGAATAAGAACCAGGGCTTCAGCTCATCATGGAAATCATCCACAAACTGGGCATAGGCATCCGCGGTCTGAAACAGCACCGGCTTGACCGGCTGTTTTTTGGCATACTCAATCAGCGCGTCGCACAGTTCCCTGGGATGCGTCTTATAATGGGGAACCAGCAGTTCTTCCGTCACATACTTGGAGCGCCCGTACTGATTGTCCCTGCTGTAATTTACTGCCACCACCGGCACGCCCATTTTCCCCAGTCCGCGGACCAGGGACAGTCCGATATAATAATTGGTACCCAGTACCATTGCCTTGTTTTGATAAGCCACGATTCATATCTCCTAGCGCAAAAACTTCTTACCTATTATACCACTAACCTTCTGGCAATTATAGAACCTCAGACCAACGGCAAATCGCCTCGGAGCCTTGTCCTGTGGGAAAAATCCGGCTCCGGCAGAATGATTCAACACCATGCCAGTCAGGCACAGAAAGCCAGCCGTTCTCCGAGTACTGCCGGAGAGCGGCTGGCTTAGTCATGTCTTCCTTCGAGAAAGTGATCCCCATCATCCGCTGTCCGACCAGACTTCAGACCGCGATTCAGCACTTCCAGCTCTGGGATCAACTTCTGAACCACTTCAGAAATACTTCAGATCTACTTCAGATCTACTTCAGAACGGCTTCCATCTCATCCAGCATGATTGAGGTACCGGTGAAGCCGCCGGAGGTAATGTACCAGACCGACGGATCCAGGTAGTGGATCGTTCCACTCTTGTGGGCTTTCGTCCGGCGGATCAGTTCATTGTCCATGGTGGAGCCGGCATCCGTGTCGCCGCCCACCACCCCTGCACGGTCAATCACAAACAGGTGGTCCGGGTCCTGCTCCAGAATGTATTCGTAGGTTACATTCTGGCCATGGGTGGAGTCCTCAATACCCGAATCCGCCTCATCAAAGCCCAGAGCATGATGAATGATGCCAAAGCGGGAGACCTTGCCATAGGCAGACAGGCTGCCGTCATTAGCCAGGATAATCAGAGCATTCTCCCCTTTGGCCCGGACTTTGCCCTGGATGCCCGCAACCCGTTCCTTCAGGTCTGCCACCTTTTGGCTTACGACCTCCGATTGCCCGAAGATTTTCCCCAGGAGCGCGGCATTGTCCTCCACGGACTTCAGGTAATTCCCGCCATCAACGGTCAGATACAGCGTCGGAGCAATCTTCGACAGTTCTTCATAAGCCGCCTGGGTCCGGGTGGAGATCAGGATCAGATCCGGCTTGAGGCCAAAGACCTTCTCGAAATCCGGCTCCTTGAGCGTTCCGACATCCGTGTAGCGCTCATCCCGGTACTGCTTCAAAAATTCTGGCAGAGAAGCCTTGGGCAGACCAATGATCTCAACCTCCAGGTTCTGCAGGAGATCCACCAGGCCGTAGTCAAATACGACGACCCGCTGGGGCTTGCTTGTGACCTGAACGGTACCCAGCTCATGAGTCACGGTAATAATCTCCTGAGCAGCGGAAGATGCCTCGCTCGACTGCCCCTGGGTTCCTTCCGAAGCCGCCGGGGCGGCGCAGCCGGCCAGCAGCAGAACTCCTGTCAGCCACCATGCAGCTGATCTTTTCTTATTGCGCATAGACATATATTTCAACCTTCCTTTTTTTCATTTCATGGATATCCTGGCTGTTGTTGAACTGGTCAATCCTGTTGATTCTTTGCCTCCAGTCGATCCAGTCCCTCCAGTCGATCCAGTCCCTCCAGTCGATCCAGTTTATTTGATCGATCCGGCATATTGGATCGATCCGGCATATTGGGTCGATCCGACATATTCGGTTGATCCAGTCATATTGTCGGGTCCTGCGGATCTGGTCATTGACTCAGACAGCGGTCCGAATCGGGCAGATGCTGCCGTTTTCGCTGTAATAGGTGCAGATTTTCTGGCCGGCAATGGCATGCACCTCGAAGGGCATATCAAAGAGTTCGGTCAGAATCGATTCGTTGATAATGGCATCGGTCTCGTCGTCATAGAGGACTTTGCCGTCGGCCAGTGCGACAATCCGGTCGGAGTAGCAGGCCGCAAAATTGATGTCATGGATTACCAGAACCACAGTTTTGCCCAGCTCGTCAACGATGCGGCGCAGAATCTTCATGATCTCCACGGCGTTCTTCATATCCAGATTGTTGAGGGGTTCATCCAGCAGGATGTATTCCGTATCCTGAGCCAGGACCATGGCAATGTAGGCCCGCTGCTTCTGTCCCCCGGAGAGTTCGTGGATCAGCCGGTGCTGCATGTCTTCCAGCTTTAAGTAGGCGATGGCCTGATCAATCATCCGCTCATCGTCTGGCGTGCTTCTGCCCTGATTGTGCGGAAACCGGCCAAAGGCAATGAGCTCCCGGACACTGAGGCGAACATTGAGGTGATTGGTCTGTTTCAGGATGGCGATTTTCCGGGCCAGTTCCCGGTTGTTCCATTGGTTCAGCGGGCGCCCCTCGATGAGGACTTCCCCGCCGCTGGTCTGGGTCAGTCGGGCGATCATGGAGAGCAGAGTGCTCTTGCCGGCCCCGTTGGGACCGATGAACGAAGTAATTTTTCCGGGTTCAATGGCCAGACTGACATGAGATACCACTTCCGCGGCATCGTAGCGTTTGGTCAGGTTCTTAACTTGAATCATGCTAAATCGGACGCTCCTTTAACAGCAGAAGGATGAAGTACAGCCCTCCGACAAAATTGATGAGGACGCTGATGGGGGTGTTGAATGAAAATACCTGTTCCACCAGGAACTGGCCGTAGACCAGAGCCAGGGAAGCGAACAGCATGGATCCCAGAAACAAGGGGAGGTGGCGGTGAGTGCCCAGGAACTCCCGGGCCAGATTTGTCACCAGCACCCCCAGAAAGGTGATGGGTCCAACCAGCGCCGTGGCCACTGATACCAGGACCGCGACACAGAACAGGCTGAGCCGTGTCAGAGCAGCAGCTCCGACCCCCAGGCTGATGGCCTGATCCCGCCCCAGGGCCAGAACATTGAGTTCCCGGTGACGCCGGACCATGATCAGCATGACGGCAGCCATCATCAGGCCGGCCGGCCAGAGAATCTGGCGATTGATGTTGTTGAAGCTGGCAAACAGATTGCCCTGGAGGATCAGAAACTCATTGGGATCCAGAATGACCTGGAGAAAAGACGCGCCGCTGCGGAACAGGGTTCCGGTCACGATACCCACCAGGAGCAGCAGATAAATGTTCCCATTGAGGCGTTTCAGAAGGGTCCCCAGAATGCCTGTGCTGAACAGGATCATCAGCCCCACCGCCAGCAGAAAGCTCAGGCGCTGGTCGAGGGCTCCCAGAGAACGGGATCCGAAGACAAACATCAGCGCCGTCTGGAGGAACTGGTAGAGGGACTCCAGTCCCAGCACGCTGGGGGTAAGGATCCGATTGTCCGTCACCGTCTGAAACAGCAGGGAAGAAAAGGCGATGGCACTGCCCGTCAAAAGCAGAGCGGCCACTTTGGGCAGCCGCCGGGACAAGGCATAGGCGGCGGTGGCTCGTTCCAGATCCCAGGCCAGGAACAGGACGACGCCGGCCGCAAGGCAAAGGCTGAGTCCCATCAGTTTCCGGTTCATATCCGTTTTCCTCCCCTGGCCAGAATCAGCAGAAAAATCATGCTGCCGGCCACCCCGGCGGTCAGCGAAATCGAGATCTCATAGGGGAAGATGAGAACCCGTCCCACGACATCGCAGGCCAGCACAAACAGTGCCCCCAGCAGTGCGGTGGTCCACAGATTGTTCTTGACATGGTCGCCCCTGACCAGGGACACCAGATTGGGGATGATCAGGCCGATGAACGGGATATTTCCCACCGTCACCAGGACGGCGCTGGATATCATGGCCACGATGGCCAGACCGACGTTAACCACCAGGCGGTAGCGCAGACCCAGATTCCGGGCCATGTCCTCGCCCAGACCGGCGATGGTGAACTGGTTGGCATAAAATAACGCCAGCCCAAACAGCGGCAGCACGAGAAAAATAATCTCATACCGCCCCCTGGTTACCATGGCAAAGGAACCCTGCAGCCAGGAGTTCATGTTCTGCACCACTTCCTGCCGGTAAGCAAAGAACGTGGTCACCGAATCGATCAGATTGCCCAGCATGATGCCCACCAGGGGAATGACAATGACACTTTTTGCCTTGATGCGGCCCAGGATCACAAGAAACAGAAACGTTCCGGCCAGGGCAAAGGCAAAGGCAATCCCCATTTTGGTCATGGTGGAAGCTCCGGGCAGGACAATCATGGCAAACAGGATCCCCATGCGGGCTGAGTCCATGGTGGCGGCCGTGGAGGGAGAAACAAACTTGTTGCGGGTAATCTGCTGCAGAATCAGGCCGGATATACTCAGAGCACTGCCGGTCAGGAGAATGCTCGCCAGCCGGGGTACACGGCTCAGAGCAAAGACAAACAGCTCCGTTTCCCCGCCCTGCAGCAGCTGGGCCGGTCGAACCGGACGAGCGCCGATGAACAGGGACAGCAGGGCCAGCGGCAACAGCAGGAGGATCAGATGATGGTTTTTCATAAGCAATCGCAGGGAACGCCCCCGCTCGTTGACACCTCGCCTTCCACGTTGGTATAATCATCAGGACGAATTGATAACAATTCTCATTTATCATACAGAATGCATCGGCCAAAATCTTTTGGTCTGTTTGTTTTTTTATCACCATATTCAGGTCAATTGAAAGGAGCGATCCCCTGATGTTCATCGAACGCAATCCCCGCCGGGTCGCTGAGGATCTGCACAGCGCCACCCTGATCCCCTGCAGTGCCTTCACCGGCGACGGCCGCCTGCTCTACAGCGGCGGCAGCCATTTCTGCCACGATGATTACGACCTCTACAACCGGCTGGTTGAGGAAATGGTTCACCCCGCCCCGCCGATATCGCAGTACCGGACCCTGACCAGCGCCTT is a window from the Clostridiaceae bacterium HFYG-1003 genome containing:
- a CDS encoding type III pantothenate kinase produces the protein MSGILTLDIGNSDTVAVLYGRDGKRRADLRRPSIKEDNFKKYRLYFRDLNDEFNETQPEAVILSCVVPFLRDTVLRVMEEMYPESRIINVAPGIVPEMNVLLEEPRELGADLIATNAGAYHKYRDWTIIADLGSATKLGVIDGDFNFYGGVIIPGIAFQARSLHQMIPHLPDIELKKPERIIGSDTIGSIQSGIINGTLAAVLELARRIETEMGHPCRKVITGGLAKLFDPADLEDFQYDEFLLSEGLFQIALCQLDTSF
- a CDS encoding iron chelate uptake ABC transporter family permease subunit, whose product is MNRKLMGLSLCLAAGVVLFLAWDLERATAAYALSRRLPKVAALLLTGSAIAFSSLLFQTVTDNRILTPSVLGLESLYQFLQTALMFVFGSRSLGALDQRLSFLLAVGLMILFSTGILGTLLKRLNGNIYLLLLVGIVTGTLFRSGASFLQVILDPNEFLILQGNLFASFNNINRQILWPAGLMMAAVMLIMVRRHRELNVLALGRDQAISLGVGAAALTRLSLFCVAVLVSVATALVGPITFLGVLVTNLAREFLGTHRHLPLFLGSMLFASLALVYGQFLVEQVFSFNTPISVLINFVGGLYFILLLLKERPI
- a CDS encoding carbohydrate kinase; translation: MAGQVYCIGELLIDFICTDGTGDLSRGEHFLKKAGGAPANVAATLSRLGTPAWFAGKVGADPFGDFLERTLKDYGVETSQLIRDPHHGTTLAFVSLTPDGERDFLFQRGADAWLTEAELDESVPAACDLVHFGSATALLGGPTRTTYLNILKRCKGTRFVSFDPNWRSDLWRGREADFIREMLDLLPEVDLLKVSDSELELLCGPMNREEAVRSLHERGVGIIAVTLGSAGTYLSNGQQSATVSSIPVQTVDSTGAGDAFVGAFLSKVAALEDRTNLRSDFDKLVEITKFANRIGALVCTRMGAMEAIPAKAEAESVDVTSFS
- a CDS encoding ATP-grasp domain-containing protein, which codes for MAYQNKAMVLGTNYYIGLSLVRGLGKMGVPVVAVNYSRDNQYGRSKYVTEELLVPHYKTHPRELCDALIEYAKKQPVKPVLFQTADAYAQFVDDFHDELKPWFLFPNQKKGLISDLVDKYKMVEYTDRFGVKTPEIIAADDADLAGRVDREIKYPCIIKPKDSATFIRLYRNKVFFIENEAQLLEKTDRCRQDGVEVFVQRIIPGPETNCYCWEGYMNQDSVCTHYTTVQKIRQWPNNFGAATYAKQKWIPECHEICGPFFEKVGYKGFAEVDLKRDETTGDIYLIEINCRYIGFTELLIALGFNTPFITYREMIGDPLPPQAWNYDTGYSWIHALEDKFARDKYKETGQISPEQMDEDTRSAGIRVSPIWSKEDPMPGITYTLYSAKKGWRRVRNILTGKRRSAHD
- a CDS encoding ATP-binding cassette domain-containing protein, which encodes MIQVKNLTKRYDAAEVVSHVSLAIEPGKITSFIGPNGAGKSTLLSMIARLTQTSGGEVLIEGRPLNQWNNRELARKIAILKQTNHLNVRLSVRELIAFGRFPHNQGRSTPDDERMIDQAIAYLKLEDMQHRLIHELSGGQKQRAYIAMVLAQDTEYILLDEPLNNLDMKNAVEIMKILRRIVDELGKTVVLVIHDINFAACYSDRIVALADGKVLYDDETDAIINESILTELFDMPFEVHAIAGQKICTYYSENGSICPIRTAV
- a CDS encoding siderophore ABC transporter substrate-binding protein; protein product: MSMRNKKRSAAWWLTGVLLLAGCAAPAASEGTQGQSSEASSAAQEIITVTHELGTVQVTSKPQRVVVFDYGLVDLLQNLEVEIIGLPKASLPEFLKQYRDERYTDVGTLKEPDFEKVFGLKPDLILISTRTQAAYEELSKIAPTLYLTVDGGNYLKSVEDNAALLGKIFGQSEVVSQKVADLKERVAGIQGKVRAKGENALIILANDGSLSAYGKVSRFGIIHHALGFDEADSGIEDSTHGQNVTYEYILEQDPDHLFVIDRAGVVGGDTDAGSTMDNELIRRTKAHKSGTIHYLDPSVWYITSGGFTGTSIMLDEMEAVLK
- a CDS encoding iron chelate uptake ABC transporter family permease subunit — translated: MKNHHLILLLLPLALLSLFIGARPVRPAQLLQGGETELFVFALSRVPRLASILLTGSALSISGLILQQITRNKFVSPSTAATMDSARMGILFAMIVLPGASTMTKMGIAFAFALAGTFLFLVILGRIKAKSVIVIPLVGIMLGNLIDSVTTFFAYRQEVVQNMNSWLQGSFAMVTRGRYEIIFLVLPLFGLALFYANQFTIAGLGEDMARNLGLRYRLVVNVGLAIVAMISSAVLVTVGNIPFIGLIIPNLVSLVRGDHVKNNLWTTALLGALFVLACDVVGRVLIFPYEISISLTAGVAGSMIFLLILARGGKRI